One segment of Ureibacillus thermophilus DNA contains the following:
- a CDS encoding stage V sporulation protein S, with protein sequence MDSLKVSSRSNPNSVAGALVAVIREQGFAEMQAVGAGALNQAVKAVAIARGYVAPSGTDLVCSPAFADIQIGGEDRTALKLVVEKRQR encoded by the coding sequence GTGGATTCATTGAAAGTATCATCTCGCTCAAATCCAAATTCTGTAGCAGGTGCGCTTGTTGCGGTAATTCGTGAGCAAGGATTTGCGGAAATGCAGGCTGTAGGTGCTGGTGCTTTGAACCAAGCGGTAAAGGCTGTTGCCATCGCTCGCGGGTATGTAGCACCTAGCGGAACAGATTTAGTTTGCTCACCAGCTTTTGCAGACATCCAAATTGGTGGCGAAGATCGTACTGCACTAAAACTTGTAGTAGAGAAACGCCAGCGTTAA
- the mutS gene encoding DNA mismatch repair protein MutS, whose translation MTTYTPMMQQYLTIKAEYEDAFLFFRLGDFYEMFFEDAIKASQILEITLTGRDAGGEERVPMCGVPYHSAQSYIETLVSKGYKVAICEQVEDPKQAKGVVKREVIQVITPGTLVEGKTIDNKSNIFIGCAERLSEQEFALAYLDVSTGEGNSFIVEGGIKGLFQQLQAYNIRELVVTEELKLVLQEQAANLGIVLSIENEEMEEGKASKYLIHLPKKCCGAAKYLLQYIEKTQMRSLSHIKPFAYTESKQYLQIDANSKRNLELLQSIRGKDQKGTLLWILDETVTAMGGRKLKQWLHQPLANRTLIEERLNTVTDLIDEFFLRDELRELLRKVYDLERLAGRVAFGNVGGRDLAQLRESLRQVPAIKEKLLESNKEMLINLANKIDACEDIEDLLSKAITDHPPIAIKEGDVIREGYSKELDELRYIARNGKDWIAQLEQKERERTGIKNLKIGFNRVFGYYIEVTKSNLTNIDSSRYLRKQTLANAERFITEELKEKETQILHAEEQSLALEYELFVKLREQLKEYIPRVQQLASLISELDVYLSFAVVSEKYQFTKPKFHDGKSLKILGGRHPVVEKMLNKQGYVPNDCVLTEEKNMMLITGPNMSGKSTYMRQVALIVIMAQMGCYVPCDEAELPITDQIFTRIGAADDLASGQSTFMVEMLESQNAITNATERSLLLFDEIGRGTSTYDGMALAQAMMEYIHDHIGANTLFSTHYHELTALEEELQRLQNVHVSAVEKHGNVVFLHKVKKGAADKSYGVHVAKLANMPQEIIDRAQTLLEQFESQQVGGAKQEKEEVFQLSLFEEEPKQEKISLNSNEQEVIKALQKADIVSMTPIEAMNLLYQLQQSLKN comes from the coding sequence ATGACTACATACACACCAATGATGCAACAGTATTTAACTATTAAAGCGGAATATGAAGATGCTTTTCTTTTTTTTCGCTTAGGCGATTTTTATGAAATGTTTTTTGAAGATGCCATTAAAGCATCTCAAATTCTTGAGATTACATTAACTGGCCGGGATGCGGGGGGAGAGGAACGGGTGCCGATGTGCGGCGTACCTTATCACTCCGCCCAAAGTTATATTGAAACGTTAGTATCAAAAGGGTATAAAGTAGCCATATGTGAACAGGTGGAAGACCCAAAACAGGCAAAGGGCGTTGTGAAACGGGAAGTGATTCAAGTCATCACACCTGGGACGCTGGTAGAAGGAAAAACGATTGATAATAAATCCAATATTTTTATTGGTTGTGCCGAGCGGTTGTCAGAACAAGAATTTGCTTTGGCGTATTTGGATGTATCCACGGGAGAAGGGAATTCTTTCATCGTTGAAGGCGGCATAAAAGGGCTTTTTCAACAGCTCCAAGCCTACAATATTCGGGAACTAGTTGTGACGGAAGAATTGAAGCTCGTTCTACAGGAGCAGGCGGCAAACCTTGGCATCGTGTTATCCATTGAAAATGAAGAGATGGAAGAAGGGAAAGCAAGCAAATATTTAATTCATTTGCCAAAAAAATGCTGCGGCGCGGCGAAATATTTGCTCCAATATATTGAAAAAACACAAATGCGCTCCCTATCCCATATTAAGCCTTTTGCTTATACGGAATCAAAACAATATTTGCAAATTGATGCTAATTCAAAGCGGAATCTGGAATTGCTCCAATCCATTCGAGGCAAAGATCAAAAAGGAACATTATTATGGATTTTAGATGAGACGGTCACAGCCATGGGAGGAAGGAAGCTGAAACAATGGCTCCATCAACCTCTTGCCAATCGTACGCTTATTGAAGAACGATTAAATACCGTCACAGATTTAATCGATGAATTTTTCCTGCGAGATGAACTGAGAGAACTTTTAAGAAAAGTATATGATTTGGAACGACTGGCTGGCCGAGTGGCATTTGGAAATGTCGGGGGCAGAGATTTGGCCCAGCTCCGAGAGTCCCTTAGACAAGTACCTGCCATTAAAGAAAAGCTATTGGAAAGCAATAAAGAGATGCTTATAAACCTTGCCAATAAAATAGATGCTTGTGAAGATATTGAAGACTTGCTTTCCAAGGCCATCACCGACCATCCGCCTATTGCGATTAAAGAAGGGGACGTCATCCGTGAAGGCTACAGCAAAGAACTGGATGAACTGCGCTACATTGCACGAAACGGAAAAGATTGGATTGCCCAATTGGAACAAAAGGAACGGGAAAGAACGGGCATTAAGAATTTGAAAATCGGTTTTAACAGAGTGTTTGGTTATTACATTGAAGTAACGAAATCGAATTTAACAAATATCGATTCTTCACGCTATCTCAGAAAGCAAACCTTAGCCAATGCCGAACGCTTTATCACAGAGGAATTAAAAGAAAAAGAAACGCAAATTTTACATGCGGAAGAACAAAGTTTAGCCCTTGAATATGAATTGTTTGTGAAGTTGAGGGAACAGCTGAAAGAATATATTCCCCGCGTTCAGCAGCTCGCTTCACTCATCAGCGAATTGGATGTGTATTTAAGCTTTGCGGTCGTTTCCGAAAAATATCAATTTACAAAACCAAAATTCCACGATGGAAAAAGTTTGAAAATTCTCGGAGGAAGACACCCGGTCGTTGAAAAAATGCTGAATAAACAAGGGTATGTACCAAACGATTGTGTGTTGACAGAAGAGAAAAATATGATGCTGATTACCGGACCAAATATGTCTGGGAAAAGTACATATATGCGTCAAGTGGCGCTCATTGTCATTATGGCGCAAATGGGTTGCTACGTGCCTTGCGATGAAGCCGAATTGCCAATTACAGACCAAATTTTCACACGGATTGGTGCAGCGGATGACTTAGCCAGTGGACAATCTACCTTTATGGTGGAAATGCTTGAAAGCCAAAATGCCATTACGAATGCAACGGAAAGAAGTTTGTTGTTATTTGATGAAATCGGGCGCGGTACATCCACATATGATGGCATGGCTCTAGCCCAAGCAATGATGGAATATATTCATGACCATATCGGCGCAAACACTTTATTCTCTACCCACTATCATGAACTTACGGCGTTGGAAGAAGAGCTTCAAAGACTGCAAAATGTACATGTCAGCGCAGTTGAGAAACATGGCAATGTGGTATTTTTGCATAAAGTAAAAAAAGGGGCGGCAGATAAAAGCTATGGCGTGCATGTAGCAAAACTTGCCAACATGCCGCAGGAAATTATCGACCGAGCCCAAACCCTTTTGGAACAATTTGAATCCCAGCAAGTGGGGGGCGCAAAACAAGAAAAAGAAGAAGTTTTTCAACTTTCTTTATTTGAAGAGGAACCAAAACAGGAGAAAATTTCGTTAAACTCCAATGAACAGGAAGTAATAAAAGCGCTGCAAAAAGCTGACATCGTATCAATGACGCCGATCGAAGCCATGAATCTGCTTTATCAATTGCAGCAATCACTAAAGAATTAA
- a CDS encoding 2-oxoacid:ferredoxin oxidoreductase subunit beta, with amino-acid sequence MATFKDFRNNVKPNWCPGCGDFSVQAAIQRAAANVGIEPHELAVISGIGCSGRISGYINSYGFHGTHGRALPIAQGLKIANRDLHVIATGGDGDGYAIGMAHTVHAIRRNINITYIVMDNQIYGLTKGQTSPRSAYGFVTKSSPQGSKEPSINPLELALSAGATFVAQGFSSDIKELTALIEAGIQHKGFSFINVFSPCVTYNKVNTYEWFKEHLTKLDDIEGYDPQNRELAMQTVMEKEGLVTGIVYQDLESVPYEEQLEGFSEKPLVDMDLKISEEQFNELVKEFL; translated from the coding sequence ATGGCAACATTTAAAGATTTTCGTAACAATGTAAAACCTAACTGGTGTCCTGGATGCGGGGATTTCTCCGTACAGGCGGCTATTCAAAGAGCGGCTGCCAATGTGGGAATTGAACCCCATGAACTAGCAGTCATTTCCGGAATTGGCTGTTCAGGACGCATCAGCGGCTATATCAACTCCTATGGATTCCACGGTACCCATGGCCGTGCATTGCCAATCGCCCAAGGTTTGAAAATTGCCAACCGCGATTTGCATGTAATTGCAACAGGCGGTGACGGGGACGGTTATGCCATTGGGATGGCTCATACGGTTCATGCTATTCGCCGAAACATCAATATCACATATATCGTAATGGATAACCAAATTTATGGTTTAACAAAAGGACAAACTTCGCCGCGTTCTGCATACGGTTTCGTTACAAAATCATCGCCGCAAGGTTCCAAAGAGCCTTCTATTAATCCATTGGAACTTGCTTTATCAGCCGGTGCAACATTTGTTGCCCAAGGTTTTTCATCCGATATTAAAGAATTAACGGCTTTGATTGAAGCGGGAATCCAGCACAAAGGATTTTCATTCATTAATGTCTTCAGCCCTTGTGTAACGTACAATAAAGTAAATACCTATGAATGGTTTAAAGAACATTTAACAAAATTAGATGACATTGAAGGATACGATCCTCAAAACAGAGAACTTGCGATGCAAACGGTAATGGAAAAAGAAGGGCTTGTCACAGGAATTGTTTACCAAGACCTTGAATCTGTACCATATGAAGAACAATTGGAAGGCTTCTCTGAAAAACCGCTAGTTGACATGGATTTGAAAATTAGCGAGGAACAATTTAACGAGTTAGTCAAAGAATTCCTGTAA
- a CDS encoding RicAFT regulatory complex protein RicA family protein, with amino-acid sequence MSTKLYTKDEIVEKAKEIAHMIAQTEEVEFFKRAEAQINENQFVREKIASLKSLQKQAVNFQHLGKEKALKLVEKKIEEIEKEIDEIPVVQQFKQSQLEVNDLLQLVSNAIATTVTNDIIEATGGNLLTGETGSKVKYSNPGSCS; translated from the coding sequence ATGTCAACAAAACTTTATACAAAAGATGAAATCGTTGAAAAGGCTAAGGAAATTGCTCACATGATTGCCCAAACTGAAGAAGTGGAATTTTTCAAAAGGGCGGAAGCGCAAATCAATGAAAACCAATTTGTTCGTGAAAAAATTGCCAGCTTAAAATCGCTCCAAAAACAAGCGGTTAACTTTCAACATTTAGGAAAAGAAAAAGCATTGAAATTAGTGGAGAAAAAAATTGAGGAAATTGAAAAAGAAATCGATGAAATTCCAGTTGTACAGCAATTTAAGCAATCCCAATTGGAAGTGAATGATTTGCTGCAATTAGTATCCAACGCCATCGCAACAACGGTGACAAACGATATTATCGAAGCAACAGGCGGCAATTTGCTAACAGGCGAAACAGGTTCGAAAGTGAAATATTCCAACCCTGGCAGCTGCTCATAA
- a CDS encoding 2-oxoacid:acceptor oxidoreductase subunit alpha, with amino-acid sequence MLHQLSWKVGGQQGEGIESTGEIFAMAMNRLGYYLYGYRHFSSRIKGGHTNNKITVRPTPVRAIADDLNILVAFDQETIEVNYKELTEDSIILADSKFEPVNPEDSKAPLFAVPFTEIASELGTSLMKNMVAIGATSALLNLPIDNFQEVVEEIFGRKGEEVVKKNMEAIQRGYAATCDLIGDKVGKWQLEPADGKRRLFMIGNDAVALGAIAAGARFMAAYPITPASEIMEYLIKKLPKFGGTVIQTEDEISACTMAIGANFGGVRAFTASAGPGLSLMMESIGLSGMTEQPLVIVDTQRGGPSTGLPTKQEQSDLMALLYGTHGEIPKVVIAPSTIEEAFYDTIQAFNIAEELQLPVIVMTDLQLALGKQTAEPFDYSKIEIRRGKLNLGELPEKDPKEDFKRFEVTDDGISTRVVPGQLHGIHHVTGNEHDETGKPAEAPLNRKIQMDKRLRKLNYVNFKDPIYVDAPHEEADVLIVGFNSTRGAIEEVRPQLDEEGIKTNHVHVRLIHPFPSNELRPYVERAKKVIVVENNATGQLANIMKMNIGAHDKTFNITKYDGTPFLPLELKTRVKELLD; translated from the coding sequence ATGTTACATCAGCTTTCGTGGAAAGTCGGTGGGCAACAAGGTGAAGGTATTGAAAGTACTGGAGAAATTTTTGCGATGGCCATGAACCGTTTAGGATATTATCTTTACGGCTATCGTCATTTCTCTTCCCGCATTAAAGGGGGACATACAAACAATAAAATTACCGTTCGCCCAACACCAGTTCGTGCCATTGCGGACGATTTAAATATTTTAGTTGCTTTCGACCAGGAAACAATTGAAGTCAACTATAAGGAATTAACAGAAGACAGCATTATTTTAGCGGACAGCAAATTTGAACCAGTCAATCCAGAAGACTCAAAGGCACCTCTTTTTGCTGTTCCATTTACTGAAATCGCTTCCGAGTTAGGTACTTCATTGATGAAAAACATGGTTGCGATTGGCGCCACTAGTGCTTTATTAAACTTGCCAATTGATAATTTCCAGGAAGTCGTTGAGGAAATTTTTGGCCGCAAAGGGGAAGAAGTGGTCAAAAAGAACATGGAAGCAATCCAACGTGGATATGCTGCTACTTGTGATCTTATTGGCGATAAAGTTGGCAAGTGGCAATTGGAGCCAGCAGACGGCAAACGCCGATTATTCATGATCGGAAATGATGCTGTAGCTTTAGGTGCGATTGCTGCAGGTGCACGATTTATGGCAGCTTATCCAATCACTCCGGCTTCAGAAATTATGGAATATTTAATTAAAAAACTTCCGAAATTCGGTGGTACAGTAATTCAAACGGAAGATGAAATATCCGCATGTACAATGGCCATCGGTGCAAACTTTGGCGGAGTTCGGGCGTTCACAGCTTCAGCGGGACCAGGTTTGTCACTCATGATGGAATCCATTGGTTTATCCGGCATGACAGAGCAGCCGCTTGTTATTGTAGATACGCAGCGTGGCGGTCCATCAACAGGGCTTCCAACAAAACAAGAACAATCTGATTTGATGGCGCTGCTTTATGGTACCCACGGGGAAATTCCAAAAGTGGTTATTGCCCCATCTACCATTGAAGAAGCCTTTTACGATACAATCCAAGCTTTTAATATCGCAGAAGAACTGCAGCTCCCAGTCATTGTCATGACCGATTTGCAATTGGCTTTAGGTAAACAAACAGCAGAGCCTTTTGATTACTCAAAAATTGAAATTCGCCGAGGCAAATTGAACTTGGGAGAATTGCCTGAAAAAGATCCAAAAGAAGATTTTAAACGTTTTGAAGTTACTGATGACGGCATTTCAACGCGCGTTGTACCTGGCCAGCTTCACGGCATTCATCACGTAACAGGTAATGAGCATGATGAAACAGGAAAACCTGCAGAAGCGCCGTTAAATCGAAAAATTCAAATGGACAAGCGTTTGCGCAAATTGAATTATGTGAATTTCAAAGATCCAATTTATGTGGATGCGCCGCATGAAGAAGCCGATGTATTAATCGTTGGTTTTAACTCAACAAGAGGCGCCATTGAAGAAGTTCGTCCACAATTGGATGAAGAAGGCATTAAAACGAATCATGTGCATGTACGCTTAATTCATCCATTCCCATCAAATGAATTGCGTCCTTATGTTGAACGGGCGAAAAAAGTCATCGTAGTGGAAAATAATGCAACTGGGCAGCTAGCCAATATCATGAAAATGAACATCGGCGCTCATGATAAAACATTTAATATTACGAAATATGACGGCACTCCATTCTTGCCTCTTGAACTAAAAACTCGTGTAAAGGAGTTGCTTGACTAA
- the miaB gene encoding tRNA (N6-isopentenyl adenosine(37)-C2)-methylthiotransferase MiaB translates to MNEEQRLANNQAAQPKPQKTEKDYSKYFERVITAPSLKDAKKRGKEEVKYYKDFKIPEEFRGMGDGRKFYIRTYGCQMNEHDSEVMAGIFLQLGYEPTDTVEDADVVLLNTCAIRENAENKVFGELGLLAKYKREKPDMLLGVCGCMSQEESVVNKILTQYQHVDMVFGTHNIHRLPFILKEAYMSKEMVIEVWSKEGDVIENLPKARQGSIKAWVNIMYGCDKFCTYCIVPYTRGKERSRRPEEIIQEVRELAAQGYKEIMLLGQNVNAYGKDFTDINYRLGDLMDELRKIDIPRIRFTTSHPRDFDDHLIEVLAKGGNLVEHIHLPVQSGSNEILKIMARKYTREQFLELVRKIKAAIPNVALTTDIIVGYPNETEEQFQETLDLYREVGFESAFTYIYSPREGTPAAKMKDNVPMEVKKDRLQRLNQVVEEFSRAALKKYENQIVEVLVEGESKKRSDVLAGYTRRNKLVNFEGPKELIGQLVKVKITKASSYSLRGEFVEVVKRDEVNV, encoded by the coding sequence ATGAACGAAGAACAACGTTTAGCGAATAATCAGGCAGCACAGCCGAAGCCACAAAAAACGGAAAAAGATTATAGTAAATATTTTGAACGAGTGATTACTGCTCCTTCTTTAAAAGATGCGAAAAAACGCGGTAAAGAAGAAGTGAAATACTATAAAGATTTCAAAATTCCTGAAGAATTTCGAGGCATGGGAGACGGCCGCAAATTCTATATCCGCACTTATGGATGCCAAATGAACGAACACGATTCAGAAGTCATGGCTGGCATTTTCCTTCAACTAGGCTATGAACCGACGGATACGGTAGAGGATGCGGATGTCGTTCTATTAAATACATGCGCCATTCGCGAAAATGCGGAAAATAAAGTATTTGGCGAATTAGGCCTTCTTGCAAAATACAAACGGGAAAAACCAGATATGCTTCTTGGTGTATGCGGCTGCATGTCCCAAGAAGAATCCGTTGTCAATAAAATTTTAACTCAATATCAGCACGTGGATATGGTGTTTGGTACCCATAACATACACCGCCTTCCATTTATCTTAAAAGAAGCTTATATGTCCAAAGAAATGGTCATTGAAGTTTGGTCTAAGGAAGGGGACGTTATTGAAAACCTTCCAAAAGCCCGCCAAGGTTCTATCAAAGCATGGGTAAACATTATGTATGGCTGCGATAAATTCTGCACATACTGCATCGTTCCATATACACGCGGTAAAGAGCGCAGCAGAAGACCGGAAGAAATTATTCAAGAAGTAAGAGAACTTGCAGCACAAGGCTATAAAGAAATCATGCTTCTTGGCCAAAACGTCAATGCTTATGGAAAAGATTTCACGGATATCAACTACCGTCTTGGCGATTTAATGGATGAATTGCGCAAAATCGATATTCCGCGCATTCGCTTTACAACAAGCCATCCGCGCGACTTCGACGATCACTTAATCGAAGTGTTGGCAAAAGGCGGAAACTTGGTAGAGCATATTCATTTGCCTGTTCAATCAGGTTCCAATGAGATTTTGAAAATCATGGCTCGCAAATATACAAGAGAACAATTCTTAGAACTTGTTCGCAAAATTAAAGCGGCCATTCCTAATGTGGCATTGACAACAGACATTATTGTTGGCTATCCAAATGAGACGGAAGAGCAATTCCAAGAAACACTTGATTTATATCGTGAAGTTGGTTTTGAATCTGCATTCACATACATTTATTCACCTCGTGAAGGAACGCCAGCTGCAAAAATGAAAGACAATGTTCCAATGGAAGTGAAAAAAGATCGCTTACAACGACTCAACCAAGTAGTGGAAGAATTTTCAAGAGCTGCTTTGAAAAAATACGAAAACCAAATTGTTGAAGTGCTTGTTGAAGGCGAGAGCAAAAAACGTAGCGACGTATTAGCTGGATATACTCGAAGAAACAAATTAGTCAACTTTGAAGGTCCAAAAGAATTGATTGGCCAGTTGGTGAAAGTGAAAATTACGAAAGCTAGTTCCTACTCACTCCGCGGGGAATTCGTGGAAGTAGTAAAACGGGATGAGGTGAATGTATAA
- the cotE gene encoding outer spore coat protein CotE, whose product MKRLRQIVTKAVIAKGKKRTESSEVLRPPNTPTSILGCWVINHHYSAKKVGKYVEVSGKYDVNVWYAYNNHSKTAVYSETIPYKDRIKLHYRDEEIIDSNEVHVKVLQQPNCIEAIINQKGDCFNIVIEREFLVELIGETKIVVSVHPIEFEEEWNFDDAEDEDESSSSSSSSSSSDFDYKESNRSDSSSFQ is encoded by the coding sequence TTGAAACGTTTGCGTCAAATTGTGACAAAAGCGGTTATTGCAAAGGGGAAAAAACGTACCGAATCCAGTGAAGTGTTGCGTCCACCGAACACGCCAACAAGCATTTTAGGATGCTGGGTGATCAATCATCACTACTCTGCGAAAAAAGTCGGAAAATATGTTGAGGTTTCTGGTAAATACGATGTTAACGTATGGTATGCTTACAATAACCATTCCAAAACAGCTGTTTATTCAGAAACAATTCCATATAAAGACCGCATTAAATTGCATTATCGCGATGAAGAAATCATCGACTCCAATGAAGTGCATGTAAAAGTGTTGCAGCAGCCTAACTGCATAGAAGCTATCATCAATCAAAAAGGCGATTGCTTCAACATTGTAATAGAACGGGAATTCTTAGTTGAACTCATCGGTGAAACAAAAATCGTTGTATCTGTACATCCAATTGAATTTGAAGAAGAATGGAATTTTGACGATGCTGAAGACGAAGATGAATCCTCTAGCTCTTCATCCTCTTCAAGTTCATCAGACTTTGATTACAAAGAGTCAAACCGCAGCGACTCTTCATCCTTTCAATAA
- the mutL gene encoding DNA mismatch repair endonuclease MutL — protein sequence MGKIRLMDEWLSNKIAAGEVVERPSSVVKELVENAIDAGSTSIEVFLEEAGLSSIQVIDNGSGMDEEDAQLCFARHATSKISKEQDLFRIRTLGFRGEALASIAAVSKLRLVTSDGESGVELELEGGTIVSKKPGPLRRGTEITVSQLFYNTPARLKYLKTIQTELGHSIDLMNRLALAYPNIAFKLVHNGGTLLQTNGRGNVQQVLAAIYGMQNAKKMIPFRGESKDYIIHGYATLPEISRASKNYMSIFVNGRWVKHYIIQKTIVDAYHTFLPIERYPIVVLYIEGDPYLTDVNVHPAKLQIRLSKEEELLPLIENTIRNAIRGHMNVPLVQKKEKVSRPANEQLNIWKQPTINESKFQTIVERLKKDAEVVNESPTSELEEISPTDYVEEWAEPKSDENQREAQLAEQTTPVLDEEAPKEKKEPFPELEVVGQIHGTYIVAQMEDGFYLIDQHAAQERIKYEYFREKVGEVDPNERQALLLPLTFHYTQDEALILKENRNALEEVGVFLEDFGPSSFVVREHPTWFPKGFEQEIIEELIQQVLKTKKTDVKKLREDAAIMMSCKRSIKANYYLTKEQMEALIRDLRKAEDPFTCPHGRPVMIHFSTYEIEKMFKRVM from the coding sequence ATGGGAAAAATTCGGCTCATGGATGAATGGCTTTCCAATAAAATTGCAGCAGGGGAAGTAGTGGAAAGGCCTTCATCCGTTGTCAAAGAGCTGGTGGAAAACGCCATAGATGCCGGAAGTACTTCCATTGAAGTGTTCCTTGAAGAAGCAGGGCTTTCCTCCATTCAAGTCATTGACAATGGGAGCGGCATGGATGAAGAGGATGCACAGCTTTGTTTTGCCCGCCATGCCACATCAAAAATTTCAAAGGAGCAAGATTTGTTTCGCATCCGTACGCTCGGTTTCCGTGGAGAGGCGTTGGCATCTATCGCAGCTGTTTCGAAATTGCGATTGGTGACATCTGACGGAGAGTCGGGAGTGGAACTGGAGCTTGAAGGAGGAACAATTGTATCGAAAAAACCTGGGCCGCTTAGAAGAGGAACGGAAATTACCGTTTCCCAATTGTTTTATAATACACCGGCACGGCTGAAATATTTAAAAACGATTCAAACGGAACTTGGCCATTCCATTGATTTAATGAATCGCTTAGCCCTCGCGTATCCCAATATTGCTTTTAAGCTCGTCCATAACGGAGGAACTCTTCTTCAAACCAATGGCCGAGGAAATGTTCAACAAGTATTAGCAGCTATTTACGGAATGCAAAATGCCAAAAAAATGATTCCTTTTCGGGGAGAATCAAAGGACTATATCATCCACGGCTATGCAACGCTGCCTGAAATTTCTCGGGCATCCAAAAACTATATGTCCATCTTTGTAAACGGAAGATGGGTGAAGCATTATATTATTCAAAAAACTATTGTGGATGCCTACCATACCTTTTTGCCGATTGAAAGATATCCAATCGTCGTGTTGTATATTGAAGGAGATCCGTATTTAACGGATGTAAATGTGCATCCTGCCAAGCTGCAAATTCGTCTTAGTAAAGAGGAAGAACTGCTTCCTTTAATTGAAAACACCATCCGCAATGCCATCCGCGGGCATATGAATGTTCCGTTAGTGCAAAAAAAAGAGAAGGTGTCCCGTCCGGCAAATGAACAATTGAATATTTGGAAACAACCGACCATTAATGAATCGAAATTCCAAACGATTGTGGAACGGTTAAAAAAAGACGCTGAGGTGGTTAATGAAAGTCCAACAAGTGAATTAGAAGAAATATCGCCGACTGACTATGTGGAAGAATGGGCAGAACCAAAAAGCGATGAAAACCAAAGGGAAGCTCAACTAGCGGAACAAACAACTCCTGTGTTGGATGAAGAAGCCCCCAAGGAGAAAAAAGAGCCTTTTCCTGAGCTTGAAGTGGTCGGCCAAATTCATGGAACATATATCGTAGCCCAAATGGAAGACGGATTTTATTTAATTGACCAGCACGCTGCCCAAGAGCGTATTAAATATGAATATTTTCGGGAAAAAGTAGGTGAAGTGGATCCGAATGAGCGGCAGGCGCTGCTTCTCCCGTTGACGTTCCATTACACGCAAGATGAAGCGTTGATTTTAAAAGAAAATCGAAATGCCCTTGAGGAAGTGGGGGTATTTCTTGAAGACTTTGGACCTTCTTCCTTTGTCGTGAGGGAACATCCGACTTGGTTTCCAAAAGGATTTGAACAGGAAATTATTGAGGAATTAATCCAACAAGTATTGAAAACGAAAAAAACCGATGTCAAAAAACTGCGGGAAGATGCGGCCATTATGATGAGCTGCAAACGTTCCATTAAAGCCAATTATTATTTAACAAAAGAGCAAATGGAAGCTTTAATCCGAGATTTGAGAAAAGCGGAAGATCCATTTACTTGCCCTCATGGACGTCCAGTAATGATTCATTTCTCAACTTACGAGATTGAAAAAATGTTTAAACGGGTGATGTAA